AAGAGGTGCACCGGCGAAGAGGTGGAGATACTCGTCGTCGAGCAGCGTAAGGACGGGCTCTGGCGCTGTCTCCTCAAAAAAGCGAAGAGGATAAGACCGGGAGAGAAGATCTTCTTCGGGATGCAGGCGACCTCCACAGCCTGCGGGAGGGAAGGGATCTACCTCCTCATGGAGTTTACAAAGGACTCGCTGGCGCTCGCGATCGAACACCACGGCGTCCCTCCCCTGCCGCCCTACATCAAGAGGGAGGGGTACGAGGCATACACCGAGGAGGACCGCGAGCGCTACCAGACCGTCTACGCCAGGAAACCGGGTTCAGCGGCCGCGCCGACCGCGGGGCTGCACCTGAGCGAGCCTCTCATCGAGAGGGTCAAGGCAGCGGGCGCACAGATCGCCGGCGTGACCCTGCACGTGGGCATCGACACCTTTGCGCCGATGCGCGCGGAGAGGCTCGGCGATCACAGGATGCACGGAGAGAGGATCGAGATATCCGAGGAGACTGCGAACCTGATCGCGCTGGCCAAGGCAGAGGGACGCCGAGTCATAGCTATCGGCACCACCACGACCCGTGCGATCGAATCCGCGGCGACCTTTGAAGTCAAAGAAAGCGCGGGCCACATCTCCTGGCCCAACGGGAGGATACATCACGGCAGCTGGACGAGCGACCTCTTCATAACGCCGGGCTACGATTTC
The bacterium genome window above contains:
- the queA gene encoding tRNA preQ1(34) S-adenosylmethionine ribosyltransferase-isomerase QueA, which gives rise to MDLNLLNYEYPEDLVAQRPLPARHESRMMVLERAGKKTEHRAIDDLPSFLRRGDLLVLNDSKVVPARLFGKRCTGEEVEILVVEQRKDGLWRCLLKKAKRIRPGEKIFFGMQATSTACGREGIYLLMEFTKDSLALAIEHHGVPPLPPYIKREGYEAYTEEDRERYQTVYARKPGSAAAPTAGLHLSEPLIERVKAAGAQIAGVTLHVGIDTFAPMRAERLGDHRMHGERIEISEETANLIALAKAEGRRVIAIGTTTTRAIESAATFEVKESAGHISWPNGRIHHGSWTSDLFITPGYDFRVTDAMLTNFHQPRSTLLALVCAFAGREFILSCYREAIKERYRLFSYGDCMLII